Proteins from one Dromiciops gliroides isolate mDroGli1 chromosome 6, mDroGli1.pri, whole genome shotgun sequence genomic window:
- the C6H4orf36 gene encoding uncharacterized protein C4orf36 homolog, which translates to MAYGLPRKHTVKSILHRSCYNVQEPWELALLTKALYNNIANIGVPLFEDIIYGSPFKMNPGKKTEDVLLPTAETIEAERAYELKHLNEIELQKKAAEHVQSLLKDKKIGLRRPLPPKK; encoded by the exons ATGGCATACGGCTTGCCAAGAAAGCACACGGTGAAATCAATTCTGCATAGAAGTTGTTACAACGT TCAAGAGCCCTGGGAGCTAGCTTTGCTTACAAAGGCCTTGTACAACAACATTGCAAATATTGGAGTGCCTCTTTTTGAAGATATTATTTATGGCAGTCCTTTTAAAATGAATCCTGGAAAAAAAACTGAAGATGTACTACTCCCCACAGCAGAAA CAATAGAAGCTGAAAGGGCGTATGAACTGAAGCACTTAAATGAAATTGAACTTCAGAAAAAGGCAGCAGAGCACGTTCAGTCTTTGCTAAAAGACAAGAAAATTGGCTTAAGAAGACCTCTTCCACCCAAGAAGTGA